The following proteins come from a genomic window of Pyxidicoccus sp. MSG2:
- the holB gene encoding DNA polymerase III subunit delta': MTLASVQGQPRAIDALQAALRGGAVHHAYLFAGPEGVGKELAAVGLAQALTCPEQPDVGCGTCASCVRIARGLHPDVTWVMPDDERVSRGLAGRSDFTGTPSRELRVEQIRGLQERLALRGLESKRKVAIIISAQAMNVQAQNAFLKTLEEPPSETTLILVASAMDKLLPTIRSRCSKVHFGPLPVELIAKRVQEERKLDADTATLAAIMAGGSLGRALALDVDALSQRKDVVTAFESLRGEDAVGLLRFAEAHGGSREDAEAALELLVLWTRDVALARAGMEDGLANRDLKNLAREAAARSSDALLHRRHSLLEGARAAIARNGAPRLQLERMLIELFTEAAR, translated from the coding sequence ATGACGCTGGCATCGGTACAGGGACAGCCCCGCGCGATTGATGCACTCCAGGCGGCATTGCGCGGCGGCGCGGTGCACCACGCGTATCTCTTCGCCGGGCCGGAGGGTGTGGGCAAGGAGCTGGCCGCGGTGGGACTGGCCCAGGCGCTCACGTGCCCCGAGCAGCCGGACGTGGGCTGTGGCACCTGCGCGAGCTGCGTGCGTATCGCCAGGGGCCTGCATCCGGACGTCACCTGGGTGATGCCGGATGACGAGCGCGTGTCGCGCGGGCTGGCGGGGCGCTCGGACTTCACGGGCACGCCCAGCCGCGAGCTGCGCGTGGAACAGATTCGCGGCCTCCAGGAGCGGCTCGCGCTGCGCGGCCTGGAGTCGAAGCGCAAGGTGGCCATCATCATCTCCGCGCAGGCGATGAACGTGCAGGCGCAGAACGCCTTCCTGAAGACGCTGGAGGAGCCGCCCTCGGAGACGACGCTCATCCTGGTGGCCAGCGCGATGGACAAGCTGCTGCCCACCATCCGCAGCCGGTGCAGCAAGGTGCACTTCGGCCCGCTGCCGGTGGAGCTCATCGCGAAGCGCGTGCAGGAGGAGCGCAAGCTGGACGCGGACACCGCCACGCTCGCGGCCATCATGGCCGGAGGCAGCCTGGGCCGCGCGCTGGCGCTGGACGTGGATGCGCTCTCCCAGCGCAAGGACGTCGTCACCGCCTTCGAGTCGCTGCGCGGCGAGGACGCGGTGGGCCTGTTGCGCTTCGCGGAGGCGCACGGCGGCTCGCGCGAGGACGCGGAGGCCGCGCTGGAATTGCTCGTGCTGTGGACGCGCGACGTGGCGCTGGCCCGGGCGGGGATGGAGGACGGGCTGGCGAACCGGGACTTGAAGAACCTGGCGCGCGAGGCGGCCGCGCGCTCCTCGGATGCGCTGCTGCACCGGCGGCACTCGCTGCTGGAGGGCGCGCGCGCGGCCATTGCCCGCAACGGCGCGCCGCGGCTGCAACTCGAGCGCATGCTGATTGAGCTGTTCACGGAGGCCGCACGGTGA
- a CDS encoding mechanosensitive ion channel family protein, with protein MLSLLQSNLSLALGALLAVILLAVRTATQDKHLQRDLNGAIRLLIAFLVLRTVAWTLPETAPTVLVKVVRVGWMLTFAFGLIRASVGFGLKLMRLRARSEAPPKILRDVIDFTLYALAAVPILKTQLSLDLTGLVATSAVLSVVMGLALQETLGNLFAGLSLQLDRPFEVGHIIRIGSHAGRVVHIGWRSIRLATFRRELITLPNSMVAKELVQNFSEDQEPVGVDVELRIAHDAPPNQVKATLLDVMREIPQVLVEPPPLARTLAYDESCIRYMVRFFLADYALADAVKEELHTRLWYRLRRENIDIPYPQRTVHVRQEVARTELSEDTVRSLLRAVDLFQPLGPEDLDRLRQEVVVHRFGKGERIIQEGDDGRTFYVLASGEVSVRAGKLQAEVTRLGRGGYFGEMSLLTGEKRAATVVAVEDSLLLEVDRPTFARMFEQYPGLARQLSALLAQRRTQLRALAQAGGGGADPIPAEVGRILGRLRQIFGLNATHD; from the coding sequence TTGCTTTCCCTCCTCCAGAGCAACCTGTCCCTGGCGCTGGGCGCCCTGCTGGCGGTCATCCTGCTGGCGGTCCGCACGGCGACCCAGGACAAGCACCTGCAGCGCGACCTGAACGGCGCCATCCGGTTGCTCATCGCCTTCCTGGTGCTGAGGACGGTGGCCTGGACGCTTCCGGAAACGGCGCCCACGGTCCTGGTGAAGGTGGTGCGCGTCGGCTGGATGCTGACGTTCGCCTTCGGACTCATCCGCGCGAGCGTGGGCTTCGGACTGAAGCTGATGCGGCTGCGCGCGCGCTCGGAGGCGCCTCCGAAAATCCTGCGGGACGTCATCGACTTCACGCTGTACGCGCTGGCGGCGGTGCCCATCCTCAAGACGCAGCTCTCGCTGGACCTCACCGGCCTGGTGGCGACGTCCGCGGTGCTGTCGGTGGTGATGGGCCTGGCGCTCCAGGAGACGCTGGGCAACCTCTTCGCCGGCCTGTCGCTGCAACTGGACCGGCCCTTCGAGGTGGGTCACATCATCCGCATCGGCAGCCATGCGGGGCGCGTGGTGCACATCGGCTGGCGCTCCATCCGCCTGGCCACCTTCCGGCGCGAGCTCATCACCCTGCCCAACAGCATGGTGGCCAAGGAGTTGGTGCAGAACTTCTCCGAGGACCAGGAGCCGGTGGGCGTCGACGTGGAGCTGAGGATTGCCCACGACGCCCCGCCCAACCAGGTGAAGGCGACGCTGCTGGACGTGATGCGGGAGATTCCGCAGGTCCTCGTGGAGCCGCCGCCCCTGGCCCGCACGCTGGCGTACGACGAGTCGTGCATCCGCTACATGGTGCGCTTCTTCCTGGCGGACTATGCGCTGGCGGACGCGGTGAAGGAGGAACTGCACACGCGGCTCTGGTACCGGCTGCGGCGGGAGAACATCGACATCCCCTACCCGCAGCGCACGGTGCACGTGCGGCAGGAGGTGGCGCGCACGGAGCTGTCCGAGGACACGGTGCGGAGCCTGCTGCGCGCGGTGGACCTCTTCCAGCCGCTGGGCCCGGAAGACCTGGACCGGCTGCGCCAGGAGGTGGTCGTGCACCGCTTCGGCAAGGGCGAGCGCATCATCCAGGAGGGTGATGACGGCCGCACCTTCTACGTGCTCGCGTCCGGCGAGGTCAGCGTGCGCGCGGGGAAGCTGCAGGCCGAGGTGACGCGGTTGGGGCGCGGCGGCTACTTCGGGGAGATGTCGCTGCTGACGGGCGAGAAGCGCGCGGCCACGGTGGTGGCGGTGGAGGACTCCCTGCTGCTCGAGGTGGACCGGCCCACCTTCGCGCGCATGTTCGAGCAGTACCCCGGGCTGGCGCGGCAGCTCTCCGCCCTGCTCGCCCAGCGGCGCACCCAGCTTCGCGCGCTGGCCCAGGCCGGCGGCGGAGGCGCGGACCCCATCCCCGCCGAGGTGGGCCGCATCCTCGGAAGGCTGCGGCAGATTTTCGGGCTCAACGCGACGCACGACTGA
- a CDS encoding MATE family efflux transporter, giving the protein MEVAVASSPASPHLGLFRLTWPILLELLLFMLMGTADTLMLSGVSDDAVSAVGVVNQYVFICILIMEVIGNGAAIVVSQYLGAGRTQEASRISALAISLNLGLGVAVSSGLLLFGDRILGGMNLHGQVLAHATTYLHIVGGFLFLQALINVFSSLIRTYGFTKQSMLVSLGMNVLHVGGNFALIFGHFGLPALGVAGAAVSTVVSRAVALGVFVWMLYRVIPVRMVLRDYVTLSREYVRKILKVGVPSAVEQLTYQACQTVFLYYVTFLGPVALASRQYAHSISQYVFLCSLAIGLGTSILVGRLVGAHRTEDAYRQALNGLRWALGITLVVDVAVILVRVPLIRLFTDNGDILRVTSQVIVIGLLLETGRAFNLVLINALRAAGDATFTVYMGFLSMACMSLPLGWFLVFKLGLGLSGVWLAVAADEWVRGITMWLRWRSRAWEKQSLVEPATSPEPTTLAVGA; this is encoded by the coding sequence ATGGAAGTCGCAGTCGCGTCGTCACCTGCTTCGCCGCACCTGGGCCTGTTCCGCCTCACCTGGCCCATCCTCCTGGAGCTGCTGCTCTTCATGCTGATGGGCACGGCGGACACGCTGATGCTCAGCGGTGTGTCCGATGACGCGGTCTCCGCGGTGGGCGTCGTCAATCAGTACGTCTTCATCTGCATCCTCATCATGGAGGTCATCGGGAACGGCGCGGCCATCGTCGTGTCCCAGTACCTCGGGGCGGGCAGGACGCAGGAGGCCTCGCGCATCTCCGCGCTCGCCATCTCCCTGAACCTGGGGCTCGGCGTCGCGGTGAGTTCGGGCCTGCTGCTGTTCGGAGACCGCATCCTCGGCGGGATGAATCTGCACGGCCAGGTGCTGGCCCATGCGACGACGTACCTGCACATCGTGGGCGGGTTCCTGTTCCTCCAGGCGCTCATCAACGTCTTCTCCAGCCTCATCCGGACGTACGGCTTCACGAAGCAGTCGATGCTCGTCTCGCTGGGGATGAATGTGCTGCACGTGGGCGGCAACTTCGCGCTCATCTTCGGCCACTTCGGACTGCCGGCGCTGGGCGTGGCCGGTGCGGCCGTCTCCACCGTGGTGAGCCGCGCCGTCGCGCTCGGCGTCTTCGTGTGGATGCTCTACCGGGTCATCCCCGTGCGGATGGTGCTCCGTGACTACGTGACGCTCTCCAGGGAGTACGTCCGCAAGATTCTCAAGGTGGGCGTCCCCTCCGCGGTGGAGCAACTCACGTATCAGGCCTGCCAGACGGTGTTCCTGTACTACGTGACGTTCCTCGGCCCCGTGGCCCTGGCGTCGCGGCAGTACGCGCACTCCATCTCGCAGTATGTCTTCCTGTGCAGCCTGGCCATCGGCCTGGGCACGTCCATCCTCGTCGGACGGCTCGTGGGCGCCCACCGCACGGAGGACGCGTACCGCCAGGCGCTGAACGGCCTGAGGTGGGCGCTCGGCATCACCCTGGTGGTGGACGTGGCCGTCATCCTCGTGCGCGTGCCGCTCATCCGCCTCTTCACCGACAACGGCGACATCCTCCGAGTCACGTCCCAGGTCATCGTCATCGGGCTGCTGCTGGAGACCGGCCGCGCCTTCAACCTCGTGCTCATCAACGCGCTGCGCGCCGCGGGCGACGCCACCTTCACCGTCTACATGGGCTTTCTGTCCATGGCCTGCATGAGCCTGCCCCTGGGCTGGTTCCTCGTCTTCAAGCTGGGGTTGGGCCTGTCCGGGGTGTGGCTCGCCGTCGCGGCGGACGAGTGGGTGCGCGGCATCACCATGTGGCTGCGCTGGAGGAGCCGGGCCTGGGAGAAGCAGTCGCTCGTGGAGCCGGCAACGAGCCCCGAGCCCACCACGCTGGCCGTCGGCGCCTGA
- a CDS encoding Rieske (2Fe-2S) protein: MSEARPPPRERLTATPPDVKLLPLAALQDPGARNLVLQIGDAYFHGFLVRTGDEVHGYVDRCPHAGLPLAQKLDQYLTPDKQLIVCAWHGALFQPGDGRCVGGPCAGARLTPWPVKVEGGFVITT; encoded by the coding sequence GTGAGTGAGGCACGCCCACCGCCGCGGGAGCGGCTCACGGCGACTCCGCCGGACGTGAAGCTCCTCCCGCTGGCGGCGCTCCAGGACCCGGGCGCGCGCAACCTCGTCTTGCAGATTGGCGACGCGTACTTCCACGGCTTCCTGGTGCGCACCGGTGACGAGGTCCACGGCTACGTGGACCGGTGTCCCCATGCCGGGCTGCCGCTGGCGCAGAAGCTGGACCAGTACCTCACGCCCGACAAGCAGCTCATCGTCTGCGCCTGGCACGGCGCGCTGTTCCAGCCCGGGGACGGGCGCTGCGTCGGCGGCCCGTGCGCGGGAGCGCGGCTGACGCCCTGGCCGGTGAAGGTCGAGGGCGGCTTCGTCATCACCACCTGA
- the hmgA gene encoding homogentisate 1,2-dioxygenase: MTTETQPGANPRTYLSGFGNEFATEAVPGALPEGQNSPQRAPYGLYAEQLSGSAFTAPRRENRRSWLYRIRPSANHPAYQPHPQGLLRSGPFDEVPVTPNRLRWNPRPEPGGKVDFVDGLVTYGGNGDPATGAGISIHLYSANTSMVDRVFYDADGELLLVPQEGRLRLVTEMGVLDLAPGDVGVVPRGVRFRAELPDGPASGYVCENHGAFFRLPDLGPIGANGLANPRDFLTPVAAYEDVDRPTLVVQKFMGRLWASQFDHSPLDVVAWHGNLAPYKYDLARFNTVNTVSFDHPDPSIFTVLTSPSEIPGTANCDFVIFPPRWMVAEHTFRPPWFHRNVMSEFMGLVQGVYDAKAGGFAPGGASLHNCMSGHGPDQASYEGAINADLKPHKIKDTLAFMFESRWVIRPTRFAMETPTLQSDYDHCWSGFQKAKLP; this comes from the coding sequence ACCCAACCCGGGGCCAACCCGCGCACGTACCTCTCCGGCTTCGGAAACGAGTTCGCGACCGAGGCCGTCCCGGGCGCGCTCCCCGAGGGGCAGAACTCGCCGCAGCGGGCGCCGTACGGGCTGTATGCCGAGCAGTTGTCGGGCTCGGCCTTCACCGCGCCGCGCCGGGAGAACCGGCGCTCGTGGCTCTACCGCATCCGCCCGAGCGCCAACCACCCCGCGTACCAGCCCCATCCGCAGGGACTCTTGCGCAGCGGCCCCTTCGACGAGGTGCCCGTCACGCCCAACCGGCTGCGCTGGAATCCCCGGCCGGAGCCCGGTGGGAAGGTGGACTTCGTCGACGGGCTCGTCACCTACGGCGGCAACGGCGACCCGGCCACGGGCGCGGGCATCAGCATCCACCTGTACTCCGCCAATACGTCCATGGTGGACCGCGTGTTCTACGACGCGGACGGCGAGCTGCTCCTCGTACCTCAGGAAGGGCGGCTGCGGCTCGTCACGGAAATGGGCGTGCTGGACCTGGCGCCGGGCGACGTGGGTGTGGTGCCTCGCGGCGTGCGCTTCCGCGCCGAGCTGCCGGACGGGCCGGCCTCCGGCTACGTCTGTGAGAACCACGGCGCGTTCTTCCGCCTGCCCGATTTGGGCCCCATCGGCGCCAACGGTCTGGCCAATCCGCGCGACTTCCTGACGCCCGTCGCGGCCTACGAGGACGTGGACCGGCCGACGCTGGTGGTGCAGAAGTTCATGGGCCGGCTGTGGGCCTCCCAGTTCGACCACTCACCACTGGACGTGGTGGCGTGGCACGGCAACCTCGCGCCGTACAAGTACGACCTGGCGCGCTTCAACACCGTCAACACGGTGAGCTTCGACCATCCGGACCCGTCCATCTTCACGGTCCTCACGTCACCGAGCGAAATCCCGGGCACGGCCAACTGCGACTTCGTCATCTTCCCGCCGCGGTGGATGGTGGCCGAGCACACCTTCCGGCCGCCCTGGTTCCACCGCAACGTGATGAGCGAGTTCATGGGGCTGGTGCAGGGCGTCTACGACGCCAAGGCCGGTGGCTTCGCTCCGGGCGGCGCGTCGCTGCACAACTGCATGAGCGGGCACGGGCCGGACCAGGCGAGCTACGAGGGCGCCATCAACGCCGACCTGAAGCCGCACAAAATCAAGGACACGCTGGCCTTCATGTTCGAGTCGCGCTGGGTCATCCGCCCCACGCGCTTCGCGATGGAGACGCCGACGCTGCAGTCCGACTACGACCACTGCTGGTCGGGCTTCCAGAAGGCGAAGCTGCCCTGA